From the genome of Candidatus Defluviilinea proxima:
TGATCTTGACTGTTGCCATGCCCAAAGGCCAATGTTGCAATACAAGGATGAACATGCCTACATACTGTACGGAAAGAAGAATGATCAGCCAACGCCAGTCACGTGCAAGCAATAAGCCAGCACTGGTGATAACGATCAAAGTGATTACAACCCATGAAGAGAACGGAGACATGCTCAGGGAGTCCTTTGTGAAAGGATGGAGACGAAAAGTGCGAGGAAGAGAAGAGTCCACATGATGCCGCTTTCACCTTCAAGCGCATTCGAGAATGTGACAGTGACTCTTCTGATCGAACGGTATAGCCCCCAAAGCACTTGGTTGATGGAGGTAACCCATGATGATTCGGTCGGTTGTACCCAGTGTGCGCGGACCGGGTTGAGGATGCGAATGCGTGGAGTAAGCCAGATCAAGCCAAAGGTCAGAGCTGATGCGATGAGGCTGGCGATCCAGTTCCCAAGTTTGAGAGTCCCGTCCCAGCCGATGAATCCAAGAAGCAATAACGTCAACAGAATAACGTAAATCCCGAGCGGATACACGTTCCTGGCCCAAATGGGTTGATTCTCAAAAGTGGTTCGCGCAAAAGACCGTTGACTGATGCGCAGGAACCCTGCCAACAACCCGGCTTGTGCGAGGAGCAGAAATGGAATTGCATACCAAAAATTTTCGCGTCCGCTCACCCAACCTGTTGCCGTGATCGAAAGCGGTAGGGCCGAAATGCCCCACACACCAATGTATAACGCCCGGTTCAACCACACGTTTTCAGCGGAGGCGAGGAAGAGCGCACTCCCTGAAAGGATGAGCGCACAGCTCCATGCAGTGGCACCGATGGGGTTGCCGCGCAAAGCTGACGCCACAGCGAGTGAAGCCAAGCCGATCATCCAATACGGACGGCCTGTCAATTCATCGGGTGAGCGAAGCCACATCCATGCGCCATACAATGCCGCGAGCGTAACGAATATCATCAAATAGGGAGTAATGGCAGATTCAACACTGGCAAGTGGAATGCGTGCCAACAGGATCAAACTTGAACCGGCAGAGGTCATGCGCAAGCCTGTACCGAATCCACGTCGAAAGGACGCTTCACTTGTATCCGGTAGACGGAATGGTAATACTCCCAGCCTGAATGCAGAAGCCATGATGAGAAGCAACCCAGCGCTCGGAGGCGCTGAAAGAAAATCAAAAACAGATCCGTTGGAAGCGCTGACCATGCTTGCCCATAACAGGATCAAGCTACCCGTTACGCGTGAAGCGAAGGATGTCACAGCGCGTTCGTTCACTTTGGGGCCTTCTGCAAATCGCATTTGTGAAATCAACTCAGCGAGATCAATGGCCGCCCAGATCAAAACAAGGGTCAATGGGTTATCGGCTGTCACTGCCAGAACGCCAAAGGCTGTCAGTGTAAGAATGCCGATCCAGCCCCACGTGTTGGGAAAACTTTCGCGCGCCACCGCCGTGACGATCACCGCAAGACACACGGTGACCATGCTGAGCGCGAGTGCCCACGAAATTCCATCCGCAATGAAAAGCGGTGACTGACGAAAGATGATCGCAGGTTGCCAAAGAGGGAGTTGCACTATGAGTGGCATGCTGGCCTGCCAGACGAAAACACTGACCCATGCAAGCAATGCGCCTGCCACCGCCGTCAACCACGCGAACCGAAATTCGGGAAGTGTAAATTGAAGGATCAATAATGCCAGAGCTGTAACTAGCAGAATACCGATTGTGATGAATATGAACATGCAAACGTAATTTTATCAGGATTTGCAGCCACCCCTGATTGTTGTACAATTTGCCCATGCGATTGACCGTTACCACCCTTGTGTGCATTGCTCTTTTACTTTCAGGATGTACTACTACCAAACCCGAAACTGTATCTGCCATCGGACTTTCCTCCCCGACGCCCTTTCAACCGGGACAAGAAACCGCCCCTGACTCACTGTATGCTGATTCGGCCCCAACACCCTTATCCTTGCCGACGGTGAGTCCTCTCAACTCTGCGCCGACAGAGATTCCTCTCACCCCAACAGCGACCGTCCCTCCCACGCCAACAGTTCCACCCGTCATCAACCCGCTGACCGGCCTCCCACAAGCGGACCCCTCCCGCATGGATCGCAGACCGATGGCGATCAAGATCGCCAACTATCCGCGGTATATTCGCCCGCAATCGGGGCTCTCGTTGGCCGATCAGGTTTTTGAATATTACATCGAAGATGGATTGACGCGTAACATCGCCATCTTTTACGGCAACGACTCGGAATGGGTGGGGCCGGTACGCTCCGGCAGATTCTTCGATGAAAACATCGCGCGCATGTACCAGTCATTTTTGGTGTTCAAATTTGCAGATAAGCGCGTGCTTGAATATTTCAAAACGACCGATATTGCTCAATTCCTTGTAGTTCCTTCGTTTGGCAATTGTCCTCCCTTCAAAGGCATGGACGAGCGCAAGATCGAAGTGTACAACAATCAATATTTCAATACGATCTTGTGGGCCGATTGCGTGACAAAGAATAACCTGCCCAACGACAAACCCTATCTAAGCGGTTTGTTCAGCGCGGACCCTCCTACTGCATCCAGTGTGAGCGGCACGGACGTGTACACATATTTCTCTGAATACTCTTACAACCATTGGGCTTATGACTCGGGTACTCAGCAATATCTGCGTTTTCAAGAGACCGACGATATGATAAACAACAAGGAAGAGAAATATGCGCCCCTGATCGACAATGTGACCGGTCAACAGGTGCATGCCGCAAATATCGTCGTCATCTTTACATATCACACCTTTTCCAATCCGTTCGATGAAGATGACGAGGTCTATCACATTGACCTGACGGGTGGCGGCGAAGCGTATGTCTTTCGTGATGGAGTCGGCATCCCTGCAAAATGGAGCCGCCTCATGCCCAATCAACCGCTTTTATTGACCACCACTTACGGCGAACAGATCGCATTGCGCCCCGGCATCACATATTACGAAGTGATCGGCAAGAATTCTTATGCGTCACAAGGCGATGGCGAATGGTTCTTCCATCACGCAACGCCATAAAATTTGGATGGCAGGTGCGACCCTTCAGGCCCGTCAAGGATTTTTTCTTTTTTGGCGGGTCGTCCCTATGTTTGTTCGGGAAATTCTATGCAACAAGCTTATAAGATGAGATAAAATACCATTATGACCCTTGACCCCACATTCGTAAGCAACCTACTCCTCGTGTTGACCGGCTTCGGCGGGGCATTTCTTGCCGCGTTGTGGATCTCGCTCATCATCTGGACGTACCGTGACATCCGCACACGCGCACGCGACCCGTTGGTGCACACCCTCGCCACTTTGCTGGTGGCTGTGCTCAACCTGCCGGGGATTTTGGTGTACCTCATCCTGCGTCCCACACGGACTCTTGAAGAGGATTACCAAAAGACCCTCGAAGAGGAAGCCTTGCTTCAAGCGCTTGAGGACCTTCCACTTTGCCCGGGTTGCGAACGCCGCGTCAAAGACGAGTGGCAGGTTTGCCCGAATTGCCACACCAAACTCAAGAAGAACTGCGAAAACTGCAACAAGCTGATGGAACTGCCGTGGAATATCTGTCCGTATTGCGGCACACCCGCCGCAGGCATGCGACGTGACGCTGCCGTCAGCGTGGATGATGCCCTGCGCGGTTTGAAGCTGAACGATGATGATGGGGAAGCGAAAACAGAATAACCACATTCACGACGAGGTGATATGACTAAGATCATTGGCTTGGAAGAAATACATACGGGAAGTCATCTGCAACAGGAGTTGCAACAGGGCGGGAAGTTCGTCATCTATGAATATTGCATTTCACTGCTTGTCATCACCTTCAGAAGGTCATCCAATATCTACTTTATTCGCTCGGAAGATAACGCCATCGTAAAGGGACTTCCCTTTACCCTGCTTTCGCTTGTGCTCGGCTGGTGGGGTATCCCTTGGGGACCGATCTATACGGTCACCAGCGTGTGGACAAATTTCAGCGGCGGAAAGAACGTGACGCAAGAAGTGCTTGCTTCGATGGCTTCGGTTCAAAAATAAATATAGCGAAACCAGTAAAAGCAACAGGCTGGCCTGAGATGGGTCAGCTTGTTTTGATTTAAGGATTAATTTCCTTGAATGCTATAATCCAGTTTATATCCCCCCACAGGAACCCTCTCCCATGAAAATAGACTCCATCACTCTCCATCACATCTCCATGCCGTTGGTTGCGCCGTTCGAGACATCGTTCGGGCGCGAGACGGATCGTCAGTGTATTATCGTCACTCTAAAATCTGAAGGGCTGACCGGGTACGGCGAATGTGTCGCTTCTCGGGAGCCGGGCTACAACTATGAAACGACGGGTACGGCATGGCACATCCTCAAGGATTTTGTCGCGCCACTCACTCTTGGCA
Proteins encoded in this window:
- a CDS encoding DUF3048 domain-containing protein, giving the protein MRLTVTTLVCIALLLSGCTTTKPETVSAIGLSSPTPFQPGQETAPDSLYADSAPTPLSLPTVSPLNSAPTEIPLTPTATVPPTPTVPPVINPLTGLPQADPSRMDRRPMAIKIANYPRYIRPQSGLSLADQVFEYYIEDGLTRNIAIFYGNDSEWVGPVRSGRFFDENIARMYQSFLVFKFADKRVLEYFKTTDIAQFLVVPSFGNCPPFKGMDERKIEVYNNQYFNTILWADCVTKNNLPNDKPYLSGLFSADPPTASSVSGTDVYTYFSEYSYNHWAYDSGTQQYLRFQETDDMINNKEEKYAPLIDNVTGQQVHAANIVVIFTYHTFSNPFDEDDEVYHIDLTGGGEAYVFRDGVGIPAKWSRLMPNQPLLLTTTYGEQIALRPGITYYEVIGKNSYASQGDGEWFFHHATP
- a CDS encoding zinc ribbon domain-containing protein; the protein is MTLDPTFVSNLLLVLTGFGGAFLAALWISLIIWTYRDIRTRARDPLVHTLATLLVAVLNLPGILVYLILRPTRTLEEDYQKTLEEEALLQALEDLPLCPGCERRVKDEWQVCPNCHTKLKKNCENCNKLMELPWNICPYCGTPAAGMRRDAAVSVDDALRGLKLNDDDGEAKTE